Below is a window of Thermoproteota archaeon DNA.
TCAATAATCTCTCCTTCGCCAATTTTTTCTCCAAAATCCTGATGCTGTCTAACCTGAATGATTCGATTTTTTGTGTCATACTTTACAGCAGAAATTAGATAGTCAGCCCATTTTCCCATAAAAAAACTGTAAAATTATGCAAATATAAAATTACAAGTCTTGATTGAGCGAATAATTTCACAAAAAACCCTACGTTTGATAAAAGACGATATTACAACTAGGAATGTTGATGTGATTGTAAATCCTGCAAATTCTTTGCTAAAGCATGGTGGAGGTGTTGCAAAAGCAATTGTCACCAAAGGTGGAAAAATAATTCAAGAGGAGAGCAACAAGATTGGTTTTGTCCCTGTTGGTACATCTGCAATTACTTCATCTGGAGATCTTCCATGTTTTGCAGTCATTCACTCTGTGGGCCCAAAGATGGGCGAGGGTAATGAAGATTCTAAATTAAGAATGGCTGTTCATAGTGCACTAAAACTAGCTTCTGAAAAGAATTTTTCAAGCATTTCCATTCCTGCCATAAGCTCAGGAATATTTGGTTTTCCAAAAGACAGATGTGCCCACATCATTGTTGAAGAAATTAAAAATTTCATTAAAGGAAATAATGATTCACCGTTGAATATTTTTGAAATGTGTGTTTTTGATGATGAAACGTTTGTCTATTTTCAAAAAGAGATAAGCAAGCCATACCCGTAGGGTGAATTCCTCTGTTTATAATATACAAACAAAAATTGGAAATTTCTATACTATTCACACTTTAAAATAACATAGGTTGGGAAGAAAATATCATCTGTATTCAATTGCCATCTTTGCAAGTGTTATTCTTTTCACACAAATGATTCCATTTGCAAATGCAGCTGGCAGTACTGCTAGAGAACAGGCAGAAGAACAGACACAAAAAATTCAAGAAGAATATGATAAAGCAAAGGCAACTTTAGCTTCTGCTAGATCTGCTTGGGATACAGCTAAAGATGCAAAGGATTCAGCAAGAGACACATACAAACAGAATCCAACTGATACAAACAAGGCTGCACTTGATGCAGCAGACGCCGCTGAAGACGCAGCATATTCTGCATATCTACAGGCAAAAGATGATTTAAAAAATTTCAAGACTTCACTGGGCGATGCAAAAAAAGATCTTCAAAAGGCAATAAAAACTGAAAAAGAAATCAAAAAGAAAGAAAAGAGTGAGGAAAGAAAAAAAGCTGAAGCAGCAGAAAAAGAAAGAAAAGCACTAATTGATGCAGAATGGCAAAAAGTAAAAACTGCTAGATCTGCTTGGGATACAGCTAAAGATGCAAAGGATTCAGCAAGAGACACATACAAACAGAATCCAACTGATACAAACAAGGCTGCACTTGATGCAGCAGACGCCGCTGAAGACGCAGCATATTCTGCATATCTACAGGCAAAAGCTGATTTTCAGGCCTTTAAAAGATTAAATCAGCTCTGAAAAGCTTTTTTTGATTTTTGTAAATAACCAAAGATTATCAGTACAACTCCAATAATTATCCATCCAGTACTGTATGATGTAAGATCCTCAAGAAAGTGAAGCTGACCTGTCGCTCCTAATGTAATTGCTAAACTTGTAAAACCACCAACAACAAAGGCTATTCCCGTCCACAATAACCATTTCATTTAGGATTCATCCTTGTACAATCTAATATTATTTTGGAAAAAATTAACTTTTTTTTGATTTGTTTAGATTTTCCTCTTCTTCAAATCCTTGTAATTTGTCTTCTTCATATGGCATTTTTCATCCACAAATCATTTTATCCATCTTTTACCAAGAATGTCTGAAATTTTTTACTCTGGGATCAGTTTTAATCGCCTACCTGATGGGCACACTATCTTAACTCACGGCTTAGTAGAAATTATACGCGGTTTTTAATTAGAAAATACCCTTCATCTTATCATGAACAACAGAATACTATTGCTTTTTATGCTCTCATTCAGTGTTATTCTAGTCCAGAATGCATATGCAGATGTATCTTCGGTTGAAACTGATGATGATTCCTATCAAGCAGGAAACGATATAATTTTTTCAGGAACAGCAAGTGGAGGGGATCTTATAGTACTTGAAATCTACAGTCCTGTTGATAATAAAATAATTGTAAAAACTAATACCGCAAATGATTCTGGCTCCTTTGAGCTTTCTGTCAGAGCTACTGACATTCTTATTCATCCAAATGGCGAGGGAATTTACACTGTTTACGTCTATGAACTAAACTCACAAGGAAAAGAGAACGCACTTGTCATTAAATTAAACAGAGAAGATCCAAATATCACAGTTCTTGAGGACGCACTAAAACTAAATTCTATTAGTAAAAAAACTGTAGATGAAAAAACCCTAGTCTCCTTTACTGCCACACTTGTAAAATCAATAAGTAATGTAACTTTTGAATTAGCAAACAATCCGCCAACTGGGGCAACAATTGAATCTACAACAGGAAAATTTTCTTGGACTCCTACAGAATCACAAGGTCCTGGAACATATACATTTGACATTGTGGCCTCTGATGGATTACAACAGGATAAAACCACTGTAACAATTGAAGTCAGGGAAGTAACTGAGCAGCAAACTCCTCCGCCTCCACCTCCACCAGAACCTGAACCAGATCCAATTGCAGATTTTCAGCAGTATGTTGATTCAACAAAGAATCCACAATACTATGTGGATAGATACAACAACGAGCCAAGCTACAAAGATTGGTTTGATCAAAACTTTCCTGGAATTACAATATATCAAGCAGTGGGAATCTCCGAACCAAAATCTACTCCACCTCCACCAGAACCAGAACCAGAACCAAAGCCTAAATCAGAACCTAAATCAGAACCTTCACCTACCAAAGATAATGGAATAGCAAAATTTGTTGATCCAAAAAAAGATCCACAATACTATGTGGATAGATACAACAACGAGCCAAGCTACAAAGCTTGGTTTGAAACTAATTACCCAGATATGACAATCTATGAAGCTGTAGGATTACCAAATCCTCCACCTGAAAAAGAATTAGCAAAATTTGTTGATCCAAAAAAAGATCCACAATACTATGTGGATAGATACAACAACGAGCCAAGCTACAAAGCTTGGTTTGAAACTAATTACCCAGATATGACAATCTATGAAGCTGTCGGATTACCTGCGCCCCAATCCGGTTTATGTGGTACCGGAACTAAACTAGTAGACGGTGTTTGTAAAGTTACATTAGAGACAAAGACAACCAAAGGCGGTGGTTGCTTAATTGCAACTGCAGCATATGGAACTGAGATGGCACATCAAGTACAGTTCCTCAGAGAAGTACGAGACAATACTCTACTATCAACTGAATCTGGAACATCATTTATGACTGGATTCAATGATATCTACTACTCCTTCTCACCAACAATTGCAGACTGGGAGAGAGAAAACCCAGCATTCAGAGAGGCTGTAAAGGCATTCATCACACCAATGGTCTCCACACTATCAATAATGACACTGGCTGACCAGGGCTCTGAAGAGCAAGTACTCTTCCTTGGAATCTCTGTCATTGCATTGAACCTTGGAATGTATATTGCAGCACCTGCAGTAGTTGCAATCAAGGTAAGAAAGCACTTGAAATTACGAAAATAATTATCTCTTTGGAAGTTTTATAGTAAATGTAGTTGGGTTATTCTTTACTGAAATATCTCCACCATGCTTTTCAACAATAGTCTTTGCCATTTTTGTTCCTAATCCAGTACCGTTTTCTTTTGTAGATGACAATGAATTAAACAACTTTGCCATAATTTCTGGTGGAATTCCAGGCCCTGAATCTGATATCTCTATGACAACTCTATTTTGGGTTTCATAGATTACAACATCAATTACTCCTGAATTGTTCATTGCTTGAATAGAGTTTTCAATCAAATTTGAAAAGAGTACAATAAGCTTGAATTTGTTACAATAAATCTCAAAATCATTTTGTGGCAGGTTTATTTTCACAGAATTTGGAATCTTTCTAGGCATTGAACTTTTTAGAATTTCTAATAGTGAAAAACGACTCATCACAAGTCCAGTCTTACTAGATAATGATCTATTGGTCTCAGCTGGTAATCTT
It encodes the following:
- a CDS encoding sensor histidine kinase, whose product is MAIFIMLAESRTERIQQIFEISNIEKALDAISVIKNSNALAMLATKNDPMLSRYHTKIELSIKELENIFDQVKRLPAETNRSLSSKTGLVMSRFSLLEILKSSMPRKIPNSVKINLPQNDFEIYCNKFKLIVLFSNLIENSIQAMNNSGVIDVVIYETQNRVVIEISDSGPGIPPEIMAKLFNSLSSTKENGTGLGTKMAKTIVEKHGGDISVKNNPTTFTIKLPKR
- a CDS encoding macro domain-containing protein, producing MIERIISQKTLRLIKDDITTRNVDVIVNPANSLLKHGGGVAKAIVTKGGKIIQEESNKIGFVPVGTSAITSSGDLPCFAVIHSVGPKMGEGNEDSKLRMAVHSALKLASEKNFSSISIPAISSGIFGFPKDRCAHIIVEEIKNFIKGNNDSPLNIFEMCVFDDETFVYFQKEISKPYP